In Arachis hypogaea cultivar Tifrunner chromosome 17, arahy.Tifrunner.gnm2.J5K5, whole genome shotgun sequence, a single window of DNA contains:
- the LOC114925639 gene encoding uncharacterized protein — protein MTTNLVECINSVLKGARNLPVTALVKATFYRLNELFTRKRAEAEARINAGHVFSEIVTTKLHANQRTSGNIQVSCFDRQNEVFEVREMPSGVEYAVNLRRRVCDCGEFQVDRISCRHVFACCANQRLDWQMYVHEVYKMDQIQRVYRARFRPLGNPTTWPVYTGPRFVGNPFLRRVAKGRPKMTRFLNEMDTRMLRAPRRCKQCGAEGHSRSRCRQRGGASADPAT, from the coding sequence ATGACAACCAATCTGGTGGAGTGCATCAACTCGGTTTTGAAAGGAGCGCGCAATCTACCGGTCACTGCACTTGTTAAGGCAACGTTTTACAGGCTTAATGAGTTGTTCACACGAAAAAGGGCCGAGGCTGAGGCTCGTATTAATGCTGGACATGTGTTCTCTGAGATTGTGACTACTAAATTGCATGCAAATCAGCGGACATCGGGAAACATTCAGGTTAGTTGCTTTGATAGACAGAATGAGGTATTTGAGGTACGTGAGATGCCTAGTGGAGTGGAGTACGCAGTCAACCTACGTCGAAGAGTATGTGACTGTGGCGAATTCCAAGTGGATCGCATTTCGTGTCGACATGTATTTGCTTGTTGTGCAAATCAGCGACTTGATTGGCAGATGTACGTTCATGAAGTATACAAGATGGACCAAATTCAAAGAGTATACAGAGCTAGGTTTAGGCCACTAGGAAATCCGACAACGTGGCCCGTTTATACTGGACCTCGTTTTGTAGGCAATCCGTTTCTTAGACGTGTTGCCAAAGGTCGGCCAAAGATGACCCGCTTTTTGAACGAGATGGACACTCGGATGCTGCGTGCGCCGAGGCGCTGTAAGCAATGTGGGGCCGAGGGCCACAGCCGTAGCAGATGTCGTCAACGTGGTGGTGCAAGTGCAGATCCAGCCACATGA